In Hymenobacter volaticus, the genomic window GTCTTTGCCAACCGTGAACTGTTCGATTTTCTTGTCAACGGCAATGCCTTTATCCCAAATTTTCATAGTTCGATTTCTAAAGAAGCCTGTCTTTGGCGCTTCTGGAGGCTAGGTTTTGCTGTGCGAGCTAAACTGTACGGGCAATAAAAACACCTGTCGCAAAAAGCCCTGTTTTTGTCGGTTTAGGCCTCGCTAAGAGGGTTGGTGGGGTGGTAAATTTCAAGTGTCATCCACTAAGCCGTAGAAAGCCATGCAAAGAATCACCCCATTTCTGACCTACAATGATAAAGCAGAAGATGCTGCTACGTTTTATACCAGCCTTTTCAACGATTCGAGAATTACGAAAACCACGTACTACCCCGAAGGCACACCCATGCCAAAAGGCAGCGTAATGACGGTTGAATTTGAATTGGCCAACCAACCGTACGTGGCGCTGAATGGAGGGCCTCACTTCACATTTACCGAGGGCTTCTCGCTATCCGTGAGCTGCACAAGCCAAGCGGAAATAGACGAACTATGGGAAAAGCTCACGGGCAATGGTGGCCAACCCGGCCAATGCGGGTGGCTTAAAGATCAATTTGGGCTATCCTGGCAAATCACGCCGGCCAACATAGGTCAGCTGCTGCAAAGCAATGATCCGGCGCGGGCACAGCGCAAAATGGCCGCTATGCTGCAGATGTACAAAATCGATATTGCCGCTCTAGAACAAGCCTAATCCTACAATACCAG contains:
- a CDS encoding VOC family protein, which produces MQRITPFLTYNDKAEDAATFYTSLFNDSRITKTTYYPEGTPMPKGSVMTVEFELANQPYVALNGGPHFTFTEGFSLSVSCTSQAEIDELWEKLTGNGGQPGQCGWLKDQFGLSWQITPANIGQLLQSNDPARAQRKMAAMLQMYKIDIAALEQA